From a single Pseudoalteromonas nigrifaciens genomic region:
- a CDS encoding chitin-binding protein translates to MHTSLVCGKWTPIGCLNQDVQLSIGDSVVVTFYDMQRELVDLSFSYEVTVSEQGGPNAWPRLIAEYINVHVPLVSAGRMTDTGLVVAYRYNQIFALESSGICKADVSFNCLTKRNVSVIENSAEYDSVYPAGGDNYNAGIKVLQPKTGHIYQCKAWPFSEYCRVNGEQSAMFEPGVGKSWAMAWQQVK, encoded by the coding sequence ATGCATACGTCATTGGTCTGTGGAAAATGGACACCAATAGGTTGCTTAAATCAGGATGTCCAATTATCTATTGGCGATTCTGTAGTAGTAACCTTTTATGACATGCAACGAGAGCTAGTCGATTTATCATTTAGTTATGAAGTGACGGTATCTGAGCAGGGAGGGCCTAATGCGTGGCCGCGCCTAATAGCAGAATATATTAATGTGCATGTTCCCTTAGTTAGCGCAGGGCGCATGACCGATACAGGGCTAGTAGTTGCTTATCGTTATAATCAAATATTTGCACTAGAATCAAGCGGTATTTGTAAAGCGGATGTTAGTTTTAATTGTTTGACTAAACGCAATGTGTCGGTAATAGAAAATAGCGCAGAATACGATAGCGTTTATCCCGCTGGTGGCGATAACTATAATGCGGGCATAAAAGTATTGCAGCCCAAAACAGGGCATATTTATCAGTGTAAAGCATGGCCATTTAGTGAATATTGCCGTGTTAATGGTGAGCAAAGTGCCATGTTTGAACCCGGTGTGGGTAAAAGCTGGGCTATGGCTTGGCAGCAAGTAAAATAA
- a CDS encoding efflux RND transporter permease subunit, with amino-acid sequence MNEPIEQKQTGIIAYFAKNSVAANLMMFFIIVMGIISYFTIQRQMFPNVEINYINIEANYPGASPQEIEESILIKIEESLKDVTEIKKGVYRAFRNGGRASLEINTDVKLTDVLDKVKLRVDGIATFPGGMEPVTISQVEFRQDVIGMTLVADLPLSELKPIANQIESELLQLSNVSLVVNDVPLDEIAIEIEPDTLRQYNLTLSDVMNAVRRYSANFSAGQLKTDSGVISVRVENQFYSGEEFRKIPVKIGEYGAKVLLQDIAIIKDQFTEGERYFKFNGQNAVYLSVKATQEQNMIPVAESVKAFIEQKNNQLPPSIRLEPLMDMTYYLNARLDMMKANLFQGAILVAIMLSLFLRFKLALWVMLGLPVCFLGAMMMMPVFGISINIISLFAFIMVLGIVVDDAIVIGESAYTEIERSGGGVESVVRGANRVATPATFGVLTTIAVFAPFTLSSGPESAFFYGIAVVVMLCLVFSLVESKLILPAHIAHTHFAPIKKGSWRDRFNTRFFGFVNGPYKRFIVRCVEWRWTVMFAFIAMLILSVGLITSNKVRTVPTPKVPHDFPQIRVEMNDNVSDIQTIAAIRDIEAMVLQVDEATEREFGKKMIRDILVFNQGRTESQLLAPLVDEDLRPYNAFELSRRWREAMPTIAGVKSLTIQDDAGGGGANGNGEFGYLLYGSDIDTLNSAGRRFIQLLQQQKGLFDISSTIDPASKEVQMSLKPVAYDLGLDLSSVATQVGASFYGGEAQRVIRNGEEVRVMVRYPKLTREAFSSLKHAVITTPQGREVLLGDVVELTETPGISYIRREGGYRTVYVYGNIDEEQIEPGEVVKQVKENLLPQLKDEFPTVKSELGGAIEEQQAQASEQMMFFIGGMILVYILLAVPLKSYSQPLIVMSVIPFSLTGAIWGHYWFGLDISLMSGFGLIAAAGVVINDSLVMTDYVNQVRRNGVSIKDAVIEAGCARFRAILLTSITTFAGVLPIMFETSLQAKFVTPMAVALGFAVMFATLITLILVPCLYIILTDIGALFKRPFSKKTTKATI; translated from the coding sequence ATGAATGAACCAATAGAGCAAAAACAAACGGGTATTATTGCCTACTTTGCAAAGAATTCGGTAGCTGCCAATTTAATGATGTTTTTTATCATTGTAATGGGGATTATTAGTTACTTTACTATTCAGCGCCAAATGTTTCCTAATGTAGAAATTAACTACATTAATATTGAAGCTAACTATCCAGGTGCATCGCCACAAGAAATAGAAGAAAGCATTCTCATAAAAATAGAAGAGTCGCTTAAGGATGTAACCGAAATTAAAAAAGGCGTGTATCGTGCGTTTCGTAATGGTGGCCGTGCGAGCTTAGAAATAAATACTGACGTTAAACTTACCGACGTGCTCGATAAAGTAAAACTTCGCGTAGATGGTATAGCCACGTTTCCTGGCGGTATGGAGCCGGTAACAATTAGCCAAGTAGAGTTTAGACAAGACGTAATAGGCATGACCTTAGTAGCCGACCTGCCACTGAGCGAGCTTAAGCCAATTGCAAACCAAATAGAGAGTGAGTTATTGCAGCTTTCTAATGTATCGCTAGTTGTTAACGATGTGCCACTTGATGAAATAGCCATTGAAATTGAACCCGATACGCTGCGCCAATATAACTTAACCTTAAGCGATGTAATGAATGCAGTACGCAGATATTCAGCTAACTTTTCGGCAGGGCAGCTAAAAACTGACTCGGGGGTTATTTCGGTACGCGTAGAAAATCAATTTTATAGCGGCGAAGAGTTTCGAAAAATACCGGTAAAAATTGGCGAGTACGGCGCAAAAGTATTATTGCAAGATATTGCCATAATTAAAGACCAATTTACTGAAGGTGAGCGCTACTTTAAGTTTAATGGGCAAAATGCGGTGTACCTTTCGGTTAAAGCAACCCAAGAGCAAAACATGATCCCGGTTGCTGAGTCGGTTAAAGCATTTATAGAACAAAAAAATAATCAGCTGCCGCCCAGTATACGGTTAGAGCCATTAATGGATATGACTTACTATCTAAATGCTCGCCTTGATATGATGAAAGCTAACTTGTTTCAGGGCGCTATTTTAGTGGCAATTATGTTGTCGTTATTTTTGCGTTTTAAACTGGCGCTGTGGGTAATGCTAGGGCTGCCAGTGTGCTTTTTAGGTGCAATGATGATGATGCCGGTATTTGGTATTAGTATTAATATTATTTCGTTGTTTGCGTTTATTATGGTGCTGGGAATAGTGGTGGACGACGCCATAGTCATAGGAGAGAGCGCCTACACCGAAATAGAAAGAAGTGGTGGTGGCGTTGAAAGCGTAGTGCGCGGCGCTAATCGTGTTGCAACGCCTGCGACCTTTGGCGTATTAACCACAATTGCAGTGTTTGCACCATTTACCTTATCGAGCGGCCCAGAAAGCGCGTTTTTTTACGGTATAGCGGTAGTGGTAATGCTGTGCTTAGTATTTAGTTTGGTTGAATCAAAACTAATTTTACCGGCGCATATTGCTCATACGCACTTTGCACCTATTAAAAAAGGCAGTTGGCGCGATCGCTTTAATACCCGTTTTTTTGGCTTTGTAAATGGCCCGTATAAACGTTTTATAGTGCGCTGCGTAGAATGGCGCTGGACGGTGATGTTTGCATTTATAGCAATGCTTATTCTTAGCGTTGGGTTAATTACCTCAAACAAAGTACGTACTGTACCCACCCCTAAAGTACCGCACGACTTTCCACAAATACGCGTAGAAATGAATGACAATGTTTCAGACATACAAACCATTGCAGCTATTCGCGACATTGAAGCTATGGTGCTGCAAGTTGATGAAGCAACCGAGCGTGAATTTGGTAAAAAAATGATCCGCGATATCTTGGTATTTAACCAAGGTAGAACAGAGTCACAGTTATTAGCGCCATTAGTTGATGAAGACTTGCGTCCGTATAACGCCTTTGAGTTATCGCGTCGTTGGCGTGAGGCTATGCCAACCATAGCTGGCGTTAAGTCGTTAACTATTCAAGATGATGCTGGCGGCGGCGGTGCCAACGGTAATGGTGAGTTTGGCTATTTATTGTATGGCTCAGACATAGACACGCTAAATAGTGCAGGGCGTCGTTTTATTCAATTACTGCAGCAACAAAAAGGTTTGTTTGATATTAGCTCGACCATTGATCCTGCTAGTAAAGAAGTGCAAATGAGCTTAAAACCGGTTGCTTACGACTTAGGTTTAGATCTTTCGAGTGTTGCCACCCAAGTAGGTGCTAGCTTTTATGGTGGTGAAGCGCAGCGCGTGATCAGAAACGGCGAAGAAGTACGTGTAATGGTTCGTTACCCTAAGCTTACTCGCGAAGCATTTTCATCACTTAAACATGCAGTGATCACCACACCACAAGGGCGTGAGGTATTACTCGGTGATGTAGTTGAGCTAACCGAAACACCAGGCATTAGTTATATTCGCCGTGAAGGAGGCTATCGTACAGTTTATGTATATGGCAACATCGACGAAGAACAAATAGAGCCAGGCGAAGTAGTTAAACAAGTTAAAGAGAACTTATTACCGCAGCTTAAAGATGAGTTCCCTACAGTTAAATCTGAGCTTGGTGGCGCAATAGAGGAGCAACAAGCGCAAGCAAGTGAGCAAATGATGTTTTTTATTGGCGGCATGATCCTCGTTTATATTTTACTGGCCGTGCCATTAAAAAGTTACTCGCAACCGCTTATTGTTATGTCGGTTATTCCGTTTAGCTTAACGGGGGCTATTTGGGGGCATTATTGGTTTGGTTTAGATATTAGTTTAATGTCGGGCTTTGGTTTAATAGCCGCCGCAGGGGTAGTAATAAACGACTCCCTAGTTATGACCGATTATGTAAACCAAGTGCGCCGTAACGGCGTAAGTATTAAAGATGCCGTTATTGAGGCAGGCTGTGCGCGTTTTAGAGCTATATTACTCACCTCAATTACTACCTTTGCAGGGGTATTACCTATTATGTTTGAAACCAGCCTACAAGCTAAATTTGTTACCCCAATGGCAGTGGCGCTGGGCTTTGCTGTCATGTTTGCTACTTTAATAACACTGATTTTAGTACCGTGTTTATATATTATTTTAACGGATATAGGCGCGTTATTTAAACGCCCGTTTAGTAAAAAAACCACTAAAGCTACAATTTAA
- a CDS encoding efflux RND transporter periplasmic adaptor subunit — protein MQTRILKWVFPFVALAIGIVSFMGINAIAEESAEKKPVDTRPTVKVESALANNHQVIINSYGEVKPLENTQLSAQVSGEVLSWHPNFIAGGVVGRGETLFTIEKDNYQAAVLMAEAELARAQAGLIEEQAQAQVAADEATRFPGKARTDLFLRKPQVLSAQASVKSAQAALKRAQRDLENCEITAPYDALVISRNIGVGQFVSMGSQVAELNNIETAEVIIPIAGFDSIFLPERIKGITATVIQKGLNSFTREAVIDRDLGIVDSATRMSSLVVRIDDPYGLKSKQPAIKFGSYVQVSFAGAMLSNIYRLPQALVNNQTVWIVNEQQQLEPRKVTVIREEGEFFYINSGLNADDKLVVTLPEYPQKGMEVKVAGTSTNSATESSETSNSNTQQL, from the coding sequence ATGCAAACAAGAATACTTAAATGGGTTTTTCCTTTTGTTGCACTTGCCATTGGCATAGTGAGCTTTATGGGAATTAACGCTATTGCAGAAGAATCAGCAGAAAAAAAACCAGTAGATACACGCCCTACCGTTAAAGTGGAAAGTGCTTTGGCAAATAATCATCAGGTTATTATTAATAGTTACGGTGAAGTAAAGCCGCTTGAAAATACCCAATTGTCGGCGCAGGTGTCGGGTGAGGTATTAAGTTGGCACCCTAACTTTATTGCCGGTGGTGTAGTTGGCCGTGGCGAAACCCTATTTACTATTGAAAAAGATAATTACCAAGCAGCCGTTTTAATGGCTGAAGCTGAGCTTGCACGCGCACAAGCAGGCTTAATTGAAGAACAAGCACAAGCGCAAGTAGCAGCAGACGAAGCAACACGCTTTCCTGGTAAGGCCCGTACAGATTTATTTTTACGTAAACCACAAGTTTTGAGTGCACAAGCGTCGGTTAAATCGGCGCAAGCTGCCTTAAAACGTGCGCAACGTGACTTAGAAAATTGCGAAATAACTGCGCCATACGATGCGCTCGTTATTAGTCGTAATATTGGTGTGGGTCAGTTTGTATCTATGGGTTCGCAAGTGGCCGAACTTAATAACATAGAAACCGCAGAGGTGATCATTCCTATTGCCGGCTTTGATAGTATTTTTTTACCAGAGCGAATTAAAGGTATTACTGCAACAGTGATTCAAAAAGGACTAAATAGCTTTACTCGTGAAGCAGTAATAGACCGCGATTTAGGTATTGTAGATAGTGCTACCCGCATGAGTAGTTTAGTGGTGCGAATTGACGACCCTTACGGTTTAAAAAGCAAACAACCAGCAATTAAATTTGGCAGCTACGTACAGGTAAGTTTTGCAGGCGCTATGCTCAGTAACATTTACCGTTTACCGCAAGCATTAGTGAATAATCAAACGGTATGGATAGTAAATGAGCAGCAGCAACTTGAGCCGCGCAAAGTAACGGTTATTAGAGAAGAAGGTGAGTTTTTTTATATTAACAGCGGTTTAAATGCAGACGATAAACTCGTTGTTACCTTGCCAGAGTATCCGCAAAAGGGCATGGAAGTAAAAGTGGCTGGTACTAGTACTAACAGCGCAACTGAAAGCTCAGAGACAAGCAACTCTAATACTCAGCAGTTGTAA